A section of the Flaviflexus equikiangi genome encodes:
- a CDS encoding ATP-dependent DNA helicase RecG has protein sequence MEAVATDGRTLLESPLDRVLGARTAKALSRLGLETVSDLLNHAPRRYVRRGELVPLSHAHEGDSVTVVATVLGTSMRPMNARRGFLLKVMISDGNVDMSLTFFAKSSRPLAFHEMKLKPGTVATFSGTVSSYRGELQLTHPEYEVLEDGGDVDKDEIARPRPLYPSAVNVPTWTIEKAIATILDQVQPADIPEPLPESFRTRHGLLGAYDALMGLHRPGLDADWQRARERMKFEEALILQTVLIQRGHEAAAVDSTPRPARPDGLAAAFDARLPFELTEGQRLVGDQISADLASSRPMTRLLQGDVGSGKTIVALRAMLQVVDGGGQAALLAPTEVLAEQHFRSITSMLGELALGGLLSDLGTRVDLLTGTMGAKATREVLGRVAGGETGIIIGTHALLSDRVQIPFLSLAIVDEQHRFGVDQREALRARPGVNLLVMTATPIPRTLAMTAFGDLAVSELTELPRGRGDVTTTIVPAGKTSWVDRVWERVAEDVTAGGRAFVVCPRIDPDDEATGLESSDENPRPPLSSVVDTADQLRRNPALAGITIGTLTGPMSPEDKTSIMAAFQDGTAPVLVATTVIEVGVDVPDATTMIILDADRFGLSQLHQLRGRIGRGTKPGLCLALSWAPEGTIAAERLAAFADTRDGFALAERDMELRREGDVLGASQSGAHSHLRHLEIRKDVRVIEMARDDAIELVAQAPDLSPWPGLRDAVNAARRRSEIDYLGRN, from the coding sequence ATGGAAGCAGTGGCAACTGATGGGCGGACGCTTCTGGAGAGCCCGCTCGACAGGGTTCTCGGCGCCCGCACGGCAAAAGCGCTCAGCAGGCTCGGGCTCGAGACCGTGTCCGATCTCCTCAATCACGCTCCGCGGCGCTACGTCCGCCGAGGAGAACTCGTTCCCCTCTCGCACGCGCACGAGGGCGACAGCGTCACGGTCGTCGCGACAGTCCTCGGAACCAGCATGCGGCCGATGAATGCGCGCAGAGGCTTCCTCCTCAAAGTCATGATCTCCGACGGAAACGTCGACATGTCCCTCACGTTCTTCGCGAAATCGTCGCGTCCTCTCGCTTTCCACGAGATGAAGCTCAAACCCGGCACCGTGGCCACCTTCTCCGGAACCGTGTCCTCCTATCGAGGCGAACTCCAGCTCACCCATCCCGAATACGAGGTTCTCGAGGATGGCGGGGACGTCGACAAGGACGAGATCGCACGCCCCCGCCCCCTCTACCCCTCGGCCGTCAACGTGCCGACGTGGACGATCGAGAAAGCCATCGCCACGATCCTCGATCAGGTCCAACCTGCCGACATTCCCGAGCCGCTCCCCGAGAGCTTCCGCACGCGCCATGGCCTCCTCGGAGCATACGACGCACTGATGGGCCTCCATCGCCCCGGCCTCGACGCCGACTGGCAGCGGGCCAGGGAACGAATGAAGTTCGAAGAAGCACTCATCCTCCAGACGGTTCTCATCCAGCGCGGACACGAGGCCGCGGCAGTCGATTCAACACCCCGGCCCGCCCGCCCCGACGGACTCGCGGCAGCATTCGACGCTCGGCTCCCCTTCGAGCTGACGGAGGGGCAACGACTCGTCGGCGACCAGATCTCCGCCGACCTCGCATCCAGCCGGCCCATGACCAGGCTCCTCCAGGGCGATGTCGGATCTGGGAAGACGATCGTCGCACTGCGGGCCATGCTCCAAGTCGTCGACGGCGGCGGGCAAGCGGCCCTCCTCGCACCGACTGAGGTGCTCGCGGAACAGCATTTCCGTTCGATCACGTCGATGCTCGGCGAACTCGCACTGGGAGGGCTCCTCTCGGACCTGGGGACGAGAGTGGACCTGTTGACGGGGACGATGGGCGCGAAAGCGACACGGGAAGTCCTCGGGAGGGTCGCGGGGGGAGAGACCGGCATCATCATCGGAACCCACGCTCTCCTCTCGGACCGCGTCCAGATCCCCTTCCTCTCCCTCGCCATCGTCGACGAACAGCACAGATTCGGAGTCGACCAGAGGGAAGCCCTCAGAGCGCGGCCGGGAGTCAACCTCCTCGTCATGACAGCGACCCCGATCCCTCGTACGCTCGCGATGACAGCCTTCGGTGACCTGGCGGTCTCCGAACTCACCGAGCTCCCGCGCGGACGAGGCGACGTGACGACAACCATCGTGCCCGCAGGGAAGACATCGTGGGTCGATCGCGTGTGGGAACGAGTCGCAGAAGACGTGACAGCGGGCGGACGAGCCTTCGTCGTCTGCCCCCGCATCGACCCCGACGATGAGGCGACCGGGTTGGAGAGCTCCGATGAGAACCCCCGACCGCCCCTCTCGAGCGTCGTCGACACGGCAGACCAGCTGCGCCGCAACCCCGCACTCGCAGGCATCACTATCGGCACACTCACCGGCCCCATGAGCCCCGAGGACAAGACGAGCATCATGGCGGCCTTCCAAGACGGCACTGCTCCCGTCCTCGTCGCCACAACCGTCATCGAAGTCGGAGTCGACGTCCCGGACGCCACCACCATGATCATCCTCGACGCGGACAGGTTCGGCCTCTCCCAACTCCACCAGCTCCGTGGACGCATCGGCAGAGGCACCAAACCGGGCCTCTGCCTGGCGCTCTCCTGGGCGCCGGAGGGTACGATAGCGGCCGAACGGCTCGCCGCGTTCGCGGACACACGAGACGGGTTCGCGCTCGCGGAAAGAGACATGGAGCTGCGTCGAGAGGGCGACGTGCTCGGAGCAAGCCAATCAGGAGCCCATTCGCACCTGCGCCACCTCGAGATCCGCAAGGATGTGAGGGTGATCGAGATGGCGAGAGATGATGCCATCGAGCTCGTCGCGCAGGCACCCGATTTGTCGCCGTGGCCGGGACTTAGGGATGCTGTGAACGCGGCCAGGCGGCGCAGCGAGATAGACTACTTGGGGAGGAACTGA
- the rpmB gene encoding 50S ribosomal protein L28: MASVCDVCGKGPGFGKSVSHSHVRTNRRWNPNIQRVRALVEGTPKRLNVCTTCIKSDRIVRNTK, from the coding sequence GTGGCCTCAGTATGTGACGTCTGCGGCAAGGGCCCGGGCTTCGGCAAGAGCGTCTCGCACTCCCACGTGCGGACCAACCGCCGTTGGAACCCGAACATTCAGCGCGTCCGCGCCCTCGTCGAAGGAACACCGAAGCGACTTAACGTATGCACGACGTGCATCAAGTCCGACCGGATTGTTCGTAACACGAAGTAA
- the thiL gene encoding thiamine-phosphate kinase: protein MSEDEILRLIGRHLPPSTATVPTGDDSAILSPVGDIAVSTDILVEGVHFRTDWSTGADVGWRCVMQNVADAAAMGARPMSLVVALTIPDYVDPSWIEDFARGLRQACDHVAQQTGPIAIDGGDMSRGPVITASATVLGDMEGRTPILRSGAQPGDRLVHCGNLGASAHGLALLTAGRSGSHTSLFTRPVPPVRQALTIPATAMMDVSDGLVRDCRRLASASGVAIDLDTELVRAASSPGVTLTEALTGGEDHGFLATVPDTCPPGWRTVGTVAVGHGVTVDGGQPDTLGGWDHFDTGS, encoded by the coding sequence ATGAGTGAAGACGAGATCCTCCGCCTCATCGGCCGCCACCTGCCACCCTCGACCGCGACAGTCCCCACGGGGGATGATTCGGCGATCCTGTCGCCCGTCGGTGACATCGCAGTCTCGACAGACATCCTCGTCGAGGGCGTCCACTTCCGAACCGACTGGTCGACGGGTGCGGATGTGGGATGGCGGTGCGTCATGCAGAACGTCGCCGACGCTGCCGCGATGGGAGCGCGGCCCATGTCTCTCGTCGTCGCCCTGACGATTCCCGACTATGTCGATCCATCGTGGATCGAGGACTTCGCTCGGGGCCTGAGGCAGGCCTGCGACCATGTCGCACAGCAGACCGGCCCGATCGCGATTGATGGCGGCGACATGTCGCGCGGCCCCGTCATCACAGCAAGTGCCACCGTGCTCGGAGACATGGAGGGGCGCACCCCGATCCTCCGCTCAGGAGCCCAACCCGGAGACCGTCTCGTCCACTGCGGGAACCTGGGGGCCTCCGCGCACGGCCTGGCGCTGCTCACGGCAGGCCGGTCAGGATCACACACGTCTCTCTTCACACGCCCTGTGCCACCCGTCCGCCAGGCCCTCACGATTCCCGCCACGGCGATGATGGACGTCTCGGATGGTCTGGTCCGGGACTGCCGCCGACTCGCCTCCGCATCAGGCGTCGCCATCGACCTGGATACCGAGCTCGTGCGTGCCGCGTCGAGCCCGGGCGTCACACTGACAGAGGCACTCACCGGGGGAGAGGATCATGGCTTCCTCGCGACCGTCCCAGACACCTGCCCACCCGGATGGCGGACTGTCGGCACCGTCGCCGTGGGGCACGGTGTGACCGTCGACGGCGGACAGCCCGACACACTGGGAGGATGGGACCACTTCGATACCGGCTCCTGA